One Brachionichthys hirsutus isolate HB-005 unplaced genomic scaffold, CSIRO-AGI_Bhir_v1 contig_836, whole genome shotgun sequence DNA segment encodes these proteins:
- the LOC137916737 gene encoding zinc finger protein 568-like, which yields MSKLELLNVFLNDRLTAAAEEIFRAVKDTVLEYQSEILCAAEENERLKRLLNVAVQRLLLQPESQPVLPQDDGQPCDPEGRGCVPPLPRVKEEPKLRNIQTDDSQEARDADEGSGHVESPQPSLAQIVCHGSVSPPPPPPSQELKAEDDGEDGGRPADGSPSSMAEYFTCRETQRDGRQKTSRGPKGPLSLSGRQNAHVLQIRNIRSLNPPHSAQGIQRWHSCKECGKGFSFACQLEVHMRWHTKEKPYSCTACRKSFTTVSMLKRHHRIHTGEKPFRCLVCGKCFNQSAHLNTHFRLHTREGQPEPATLQVGPYSKEAADPAICKL from the exons ATGAgcaagctggagctgctgaacgtGTTTCTCAACGACAGGCTAACGGCGGCCGCGGAGGAGATCTTCCGCGCCGTTAAAGACACGGTTCTGGAGTACCAGAGCGAAATCCTCTGCGCCGCGGAGGAGAACGAGCGGCTGAAGCGGCTGCTGAACGTCGCCGTCCAGAGGCTCCTGCTGCAGCCAG AGTCGCAACCCGTCCTCCCCCAAGACGACGGCCAGCCCTGCGATCCCGAGGGGAGGGGCTGCGTGCCGCCGCTTCCGCGGGTTAAAGAAGAACCAAAACTCAGAAATATTCAAACAGATGATTCCCAGGAAGCGAGAGATGCAGACGAAGGAAGCGGCCATGTTGAATCGCCACAGCCCTCACTCGCCCAGATTGTGTGTCACGGAAGTGtctccccgccgccgccgccgccatcccAGGAGCTGAAAGCAGAAGACGATGGCGAGGACGGCGGGAGGCCTGCCGACGGCTCGCCATCCTCCATGGCGGAATATTTCACCTGCAGGGAAACGCAGAGGGACGGTCGGCAGAAAACCAGCCGGGGGCCGAAAGGACCGCTTTCCCTCAGTGGAAGACAGAACGCACACGTCCTGCAGATCAGGAACATCCGGTCCCTGAACCCGCCTCACTCCGCCCAGGGAATCCAGAGGTGGCACAGCTGTAAGGAGTGTGGGAAGGGCTTCAGCTTCGCCTGCCAGCTGGAAGTCCACATGCGCTGGCACACCAAGGAGAAGCCGTACAGCTGCACCGCGTGCCGCAAGAGCTTCACCACCGTCAGCATGCTGAAGAGGCACCACCGCATCCACACGGGGGAGAAGCCCTTCCGCTGCCTCGTCTGTGGGAAGTGCTTCAACCAGTCCGCGCACCTCAACACCCACTTCAGGCTCCACACCAGGGAGGGCCAGCCGGAGCCGGCCACGCTCCAGGTGGGCCCCTACTCCAAAGAGGCGGCCGACCCGGCCATCTGCAAACTCTGA